One region of Triticum aestivum cultivar Chinese Spring chromosome 6B, IWGSC CS RefSeq v2.1, whole genome shotgun sequence genomic DNA includes:
- the LOC123139977 gene encoding uncharacterized protein translates to MEPRPPPSPSPPQASPSSAVRVLSRAPPPASAPSPAAAAASPPHDGGVVVVGFVGGAGGAAARLADRILDAPVFSPGGSARTLAGGVRYHRDADRRMVFLHLASPPPPPPPPREPGGGSTGGLPEMLFMFSVCHVIVFLQEGFRFDTQILKNFRLLQSSKHAFAPFVRSLVAPGTPSKAAPSGTPGTPSKATPSGTPTRPTRRASSISPPARRGGHSGRQPSAISLMSGTGSHASVLPGQCIPVVLFVFEDDIIDGPSVATSVDDMGETSSSNQASGTSKGSGSVVMLARPPSKSEGSFTKKLHLSLEGQIRFLLKRCRTLTGLESSGHNGPRGAGNVSHLPLFSLDPSRVVALLDRSINKKQEPLDIIAGLFEDSFSSKSSLDVASLENNCQCANHEDVQLIKDFIFRQSDGLRGKGGYSGNAPAGSVAGVGMVAAAAAAAAASASSGKPVSVPDLPSFDKWFSVSTSILSELISAKDGIDNSESMRGSSTHTSSSLKNEQSSAIETALSCLESNKGLNMKFSSSWCQKVLPVAKEVYLKDLPDFYPTSVHEMQLQKALRSFHSTVKGPAVKVFSKKLEDDCKTIWEAGRQQCDAVSLTGRPCKHQRHGKLSSSDAVEQHSSGYVFLHACACGRSRRLRDDPFDFETANVSFNCFSNCEDLLPTLVLPRGVDASSFPASSWRLVRLGGARYYKPTKGLLQAGFCSKDKYLLKWTISLGKGQGKNGTHAATKSSSMTSNVNPQIPPAVSREVKPITNQVAPEIRSAKLENPRKQPEVQSTNNSAISFGKGHPNFTMKKPFAEVVAGSTTKDSEFPALQLKRPPKPASRKDERQVSVAEQTNGRTNAALSQGPVAENESEKVSKNMSSETADGKPFLQIGSNMVPVTVGNETKEAAQTVQQFVVYVGFEHECSYGHRFLLSEKYLKEIDYERSYQNNEAESKHSSQKLPPNASKSAATTGNGNNGRKSNRPMESSGRNSRQQLLQPGVDGETLRSAHILSDAHTVRKGEHSLQYITADDGGEAYSLLNRNLPIYMHCPHCKSSDGKGHQDVKAAGAVSQLQRIFIVTPDFPVLLASCPLVQFERSCLPSNVSDSDQQGSFSLGCRVLLPPESFLTLRLPFVYGAETRDGSTSPLKHLEQQPELTAWLVGGTALQIVSAGYVAEKEANVS, encoded by the exons ATGGAgccgcggccgccgccgtcgccgtcgccgcctcaggcGTCCCCCTCCTCCGCCGTGCGGGTCCTCTCCCGCGCGCCTCCCCCCGCCTCCGCCCCCTCcccggccgcggccgccgcctcgccgccgcacgaCGGCGGCGTGGTCGTCGTCGGCTTCGTGGGCGGCGCGGGGGGCGCCGCCGCGCGACTCGCGGACCGGATCCTCGACGCCCCCGTGTTCTCCCCCGGCGGCTCGGCCAGGACCCTCGCCGGGGGCGTCAGGTACCACCGCGACGCGGACAGGAGGATGGTCTTCCTCCACCTCGcctccccgcccccgcccccgcccccgccgcgggAGCCGGGCGGCGGGAGCACCGGCGGCCTCCCGGAGATGCTCTTCATGTTCTCG GTATGCCATGTAATAGTATTTCTCCAAGAAGGCTTCCGGTTCGACACGCAGATCTTGAAGAATTTTAGGCTGCTGCAATCTTCGAAGCATGCTTTTGCACCATTTGTGAGATCACTAGTAGCACCGGGAACACCATCCAAAGCTGCCCCTTCTGGCACACCGGGGACACCATCCAAAGCCACCCCTTCTGGCACCCCGACTCGGCCTACCCGCAGGGCTTCATCGATCTCCCCTCCGGCACGCCGTGGAGGTCACTCGGGACGCCAACCCTCAGCCATCTCGTTGATGTCAGGAACCGGTTCGCATGCTTCTGTGTTGCCAGGCCAATGCATCCCTGTTGTCCTCTTTGTCTTTGAGGATGATATCATTGATGGTCCAAGTGTTGCAACAAGTGTGGATGATATGGGGGAGACATCTTCATCAAATCAGGCTTCTGGCACTTCAAAAGGTTCTGGCTCAGTGGTAATGCTCGCCCGACCACCCAGCAAATCTGAGGGTAGTTTCACTAAGAAGCTGCATTTGTCTCTGGAAGGTCAGATCCGGttcttgctgaagaggtgccggacACTAACCGGTCTGGAGTCGTCAGGGCATAATGGTCCAAGGGGTGCTGGTAACGTGAGCCATCTTCCTTTGTTCTCACTTGATCCATCCAGAGTTGTTGCCCTGTTGGACCGCTCAATTAATAAGAAACAGGAGCCACTGGATATCATCGCAGGACTGTTTGAAGATTCTTTCAGCTCCAAGTCATCGTTGGATGTCGCTTCATTAGAAAATAACTGCCAATGTGCAAACCACGAAGATGTTCAGTTGATCAAGGATTTTATATTTCGGCAGTCCGACGGACTGAGAGGGAAAGGCGGGTATTCAGGCAATGCGCCTGCTGGCTCTGTTGCTGGTGTTGGTatggtggctgcggcagcagctgcagcagctgcgTCCGCATCATCTGGGAAGCCAGTTAGTGTTCCTGATCTTCCTAGTTTTGATAAATGGTTCTCTGTTAGTACATCTATTCTTTCTGAACTGATTAGTGCAAAAGATGGGATCGATAATTCCGAAAGTATGAGGGGATCATCTACTCATACAAGTTCTAGTTTGAAGAATGAGCAATCTAGTGCTATTGAAACTGCTTTATCTTGCTTGGAAAGCAACAAGGGGCTTAACATGAAATTTTCCTCATCGTGGTGCCAAAAGGTGCTTCCAGTTGCTAAGGAGGTGTACTTGAAAGACTTGCCTGACTTTTACCCAACTAGCGTGCATGAAATGCAGCTACAGAAAGCATTGCGATCCTTTCACTCAACAGTCAAAGGACCGGCTGTCAAGGTATTCTCCAAGAAGCTAGAAGATGACTGCAAGACAATCTGGGAAGCTGGAAGGCAGCAATGCGATGCTGTCAGCCTTACTGGCAGGCCATGCAAGCACCAGCGTCATGGTAAATTATCTTCATCAGATGCTGTCGAACAGCATTCTAGTGGTTACGTCTTCCTCCATGCATGTGCCTGTGGACGGTCACGTCGCCTTAGAGATGATCCTTTTGACTTTGAGACAGCCAATGTATCATTTAACTGCTTCTCCAATTGTGAAGACCTACTACCCACCCTTGTGCTACCGAGGGGGGTTGATGCTAGTTCATTTCCGGCATCCTCTTGGCGTTTGGTGCGCCTTGGAGGAGCAAGGTATTACAAGCCAACGAAAGGGTTGCTCCAAGCTGGTTTTTGCTCAAAGGACAAGTATCTTTTGAAGTGGACAATATCTCTTGGCAAAGGACAAGGAAAAAATGGCACCCATGCTGCCACTAAATCTTCCTCCATGACATCTAATGTGAACCCCCAGATTCCACCTGCTGTTTCCAGAGAAGTAAAGCCCATTACAAACCAAGTCGCACCAGAAATTAGATCTGCGAAGCTTGAAAATCCCAGAAAACAACCTGAAGTGCAATCAACGAACAACTCAGCTATTAGTTTTGGTAAAGGTCATCCAAATTTTACTATGAAAAAGCCTTTTGCTGAAGTTGTTGCTGGCAGCACAACTAAAGATTCTGAGTTTCCTGCTCTCCAGCTGAAGAGACCACCAAAGCCTGCTAGCCGAAAAGATGAACGGCAAGTGAGCGTAGCGGAACAGACTAATGGCCGAACCAATGCAGCTCTCAGTCAAGGACCTGTAGCTGAAAATGAATCTGAGAAGGTGAGCAAAAATATGAGTAGTGAAACTGCTGATGGGAAGCCCTTTCTACAGATCGGGAGCAACATGGTGCCAGTTACTGTTGGAAATGAGACTAAAGAAGCTGCTCAAACCGTACAACAGTTTGTAGTATATGTGGGATTTGAGCATGAGTGCTCGTACGGTCACCGTTTCTTACTGTCAGAGAAGTATCTCAAGGAGATTGATTATGAAAGATCTTATCAAAACAATGAAGCAGAAAGTAAGCACAGTTCACAAAAGTTGCCCCCAAATGCATCTAAGTCGGCAGCAACTACTGGAAATGGGAACAATGGCCGGAAATCCAATAGGCCAATGGAATCATCAGGGAGAAATAGCAGGCAGCAATTGCTTCAGCCCGGCGTTGACGGAGAGACCTTGCGGTCTGCTCATATTCTGTCAGATGCACATACTGTCAGAAAGGGAGAACATTCTCTTCAATACATTACAGCTGATGATGGTGGAGAAGCATATTCACTTTTGAACAGAAATCTGCCGATATATATGCACTGCCCACATTGCAAGAGCTCAGACGGGAAGGGGCATCAAGATGTAAAGGCTGCTGGTGCTGTGTCACAACTTCAACGGATTTTTATC GTGACGCCTGATTTCCCTGTCCTGTTGGCTAGCTGCCCACTCGTGCAGTTTGAG AGGTCATGCCTGCCATCAAATGTATCTGACAGTGATCAACAAGGGTCGTTCAGCCTTGGATGCCGAGTTCTCCTTCCACCCGAGAGCTTTCTTACCCTGCGGCTTCCATTCGTGTACGGTGCCGAGACAAGGGACGGAAGCACATCCCCCCTCAAACACCTCGAGCAGCAACCGGAGCTCACAGCATGGCTTGTCGGAGGCACAGCTTTGCAGATCGTGTCAGCAGGATACGTCGCCGAGAAAGAAGCCAACGTGTCGTGA
- the LOC123135172 gene encoding rop guanine nucleotide exchange factor 3, whose translation MGDSSAFPGFHSQYSYDRDYARPLFRVASFSPERGAGEHEHEQEHSSPRRRGGSMSRTASFKVTAAPSRLSQAMSKLSMKKLQQAVDERSVEDEEMELMKEKYTKLLLGEDMSGGGKGVCTAVAISNAITNLYATVFGTCHRLQSLPPEKRSMWNREMDCLLSICEYIVEFAPTVQARPDGSTHDVMATSPRSDILMNLPALEKLETMLLGILDSFDKAEFWYADQRKQSLSETKKPSSFKRNEDKWWLPEPCVPESGLSDSLHRELQHKRDQASQIHKMAMEINNAILSEMQIPSSFIDTLPKTGKVGTGDAIYRYMSSGDQFSPDHLLDFLNLSSEHEALEVADRVEAAMYVWRRKASITHVVTKWENVTELNADGDKNLILASRARSLLLCLKQRFPGLSQTTLDTSKIHYNKDIGQAILESYSRVLESLAYSIVSWIDDVLLADENAKQGNSTRIQKQVFSQVSPQR comes from the exons atgGGCGACAGCTCGGCCTTCCCGGGCTTCCACAGCCAGTACAGCTACGACCGCGACTACGCGCGCCCGCTCTTCCGCGTCGCCTCCTTCTCCCCCGAGAGAGGCGCCGGCGAGCACGAGCACGAGCAGGAGCACTCCTCGCCGCGACGGCGCGGCGGTTCCATGAGCCGCACGGCGTCCTTCAAGGTGACCGCGGCGCCATCGCGCCTCTCGCAGGCGATGAGCAAGCTCAGCATGAAGAAGCTGCAGCAGGCCGTCGACGAGAGGTCCGTGGAAGACGAAG AGATGGAGCTGATGAAGGAGAAGTACACCAAGCTGCTCCTCGGggaggacatgtccggcggcggcaaGGGCGTCTGCACCGCCGTCGCCATCTCCAACGCCATCACCAACCTATACG CCACTGTGTTCGGGACCTGCCACAGGTTGCAGTCACTGCCTCCCGAGAAGAGATCGATGTGGAACCGGGAGATGGACtgcctcctctccatctgcgagtACATCGTCGAGTTCGCACCGACGGTCCAGGCCAGGCCCGACGGAAGCACACACGAT GTGATGGCAACCTCACCACGATCAGACATTCTGATGAACCTCCCCGCGCTCGAGAAGCTAGAAACCATGCTCCTT GGTATATTGGACAGCTTTGACAAGGCGGAGTTCTGGTACGCGGACCAGAGGAAGCAGTCCTTGAGCGAAACCAAGAAGCCGTCGTCGTTCAAGCGCAACGAGGACAAGTGGTGGTTGCCCGAGCCATGCGTGCCGGAATCCGGCCTCTCCGACTCTCTCCACCGTGAGCTGCAGCACAAGAGGGACCAGGCCAGCCAGATCCACAAGATGGCCATGGAGATCAACAACGCCATCCTCTCCGAAATGCAAATCCCATCCTCATTCATAGACACGCTTCCCAAG ACCGGGAAAGTCGGGACAGGCGACGCCATATACCGGTACATGTCCTCGGGGGACCAGTTCTCGCCGGACCACCTCCTCGACTTCCTCAACTTGAGCTCCGAGCACGAGGCGCTCGAGGTCGCCGACCGTGTCGAGGCTGCCATGTACGTGTGGAGAAGGAAGGCCAGCATCACCCACGTGGTGACCAAATGGGAGAATGTCACCGAGCTCAATGCCGACGGCGACAAGAACTTGATCCTGGCAAGCAGGGCCAGGAGCCTGCTGCTGTGCCTGAAACAAAGGTTTCCAGGCCTCTCACAGACCACCCTCGACACAAGCAAGATTCACTACAATAAG GACATTGGACAGGCAATACTTGAAAGCTACTCAAGGGTGCTCGAAAGTTTGGCCTACAGCATTGTCTCCTGGATAGATGACGTTCTCCTTGCAGATGAAAATGCAAAGCAAGGGAATAGCACCAGGATACAGAAGCAAGTGTTCAGCCAGGTCTCTCCTCAACGATGA
- the LOC123139978 gene encoding FHA domain-containing protein DDL translates to MASTVDRRDQSSRRSGHTRSRSPAKERVSPPRKQSPPARRERSRPERTGSPRRPGHTRSRSPARERVSPPRKHSSSARRESSNAERSGSPRRRSPVKASLSHRERSPQREKVKERVRSPKHARSPSPAGKRESRSLSPRSKRLRRAQAEREGADVTEGDRRRPPSSEDRGTRKHRERDEGRDASRDRKVEPKDDRSAFTGRRLDDDDDGRGHSRDRRTDRDDRSGASREARSGRDDDRHDSKGKRSDPDRKGGSREQRTDQSPRRDSVGDRMADRDESNGGSGRSSRRGRSGSPEEHRHRGRHESHTSPRASRSAAHREDTSSRVDVASRSGDADSLAMMNTAAEALEVKEKQKPSFELSGKLAEETNKVGGITLLYSEPPEARKSDIRWRLYVFKGGEALNEPLYVHRMSHYLFGRERRIADIPTDHPSCSKQHAVLQYRLVEKEQPDGMMSKQVRPYLMDLGSTNGTFINEDRVESHRYYELFERDNIKFGNSSREYVLLHENSTD, encoded by the exons ATGGCTTCTACTGTGGACCGGAGGGATCAATCCTCCCGGAGGTCAGGGCACACGAGGTCTCGTTCTCCAGCGAAGGAGCGCGTATCGCCTCCACGCAAGCAGAGCCCGCCAGCTCGGAGGGAGAGGTCACGGCCTGAGAGGACTGGCTCGCCTAGGAGGCCGGGGCACACAAGGTCCCGTTCTCCGGCCAGGGAGCGTGTGTCGCCTCCACGCAAGCACAGCTCGTCAGCTCGGAGGGAGAGCTCAAATGCTGAGAGGAGTGGCTCGCCTAGGAGGCGGTCCCCTGTCAAGGCTAGCCTTTCACACAGGGAGAGGTCGCCACAGAGAGAGAAGGTGAAGGAACGGGTGAGGTCGCCGAAACACGCACGGTCGCCGTCACCTGCTGGGAAACGGGAGTCTCGGTCGCTCTCACCACGTTCCAAGCGACTAAGGAGAGCTCAGGCTGAGCGGGAAGGGGCAGATGTAACTGAGGGCGACCGTCGGAGACCTCCCAGTAGTGAAGACCGGGGCACACGGAAGCACAGGGAGCGTGATGAGGGGAGGGATGCGTCAAGGGATAGGAAGGTGGAGCCAAAAGATGATAGGAGTGCCTTCACAGGTAGAAGACtggacgatgatgatgatggaagggGTCACTCAAGAGATAGAAGAACTGACAGGGATGATAGGTCAGGTGCTTCGAGAGAGGCACGATCAGGCCGGGACGACGACAGACATGATTCAAAAGGGAAAAGGTCAGACCCGGACCGAAAAGGTGGTTCCAGGGAGCAAAGGACAGACCAAAGTCCCAGAAGGGATTCCGTGGGAGATAGAATGGCAGACCGGGATGAGAGCAATGGTGGATCAGGACGATCATCTAGGCGTGGCCGATCAGGGTCTCCAGAAGAGCATAGACATAGGGGCAGGCATGAATCTCACACATCACCAAGGGCATCCAGAAGTGCAGCACATCGTGAG GATACAAGCTCTAGAGTGGATGTAGCATCCCG GAGTGGTGATGCTGATTCATTGGCAATGATGAATACTGCTGCAGAAGCTCTGGAGGTGAAAGAAAAG CAAAAACCATCATTTGAGCTGTCTGGAAAGCTTGCCGAGGAGACTAACAAAGTTGGAG GTATAACCTTGTTGTATTCAGAACCTCCAGAGGCTCGCAAATCAGATATTAGATGGAGACTCTATGTATTCAAGGGTGGTGAAGCACTGAATG AACCGCTGTATGTTCATCGCATGAGCCACTACCTTTTTGGAAGGGAAAGGAGAATTGCAGACATCCCCACCGACCATCCCTCCTGCAGCAAGCAACATGCGGTTCTTCAATATAG ACTTGTAGAGAAGGAGCAACCAGATGGCATGATGTCAAAGCAAGTGAG GCCTTATCTGATGGATCTTGGTAGTACCAATGGGACATTCATCAAT GAGGATCGTGTCGAGTCCCACCGCTACTACGAACTCTTCGAAAGGGACAACATCAAGTTTGGCAATAGTAG CCGGGAGTACGTGTTGCTCCACGAGAACTCGACAGACTGA
- the LOC123139979 gene encoding uncharacterized protein — protein MVCVACLIPLFLIPFVNALPYLFDLLLSKVYRMLGWEYRRPERVPAACPFKPAANKTEGVAGESKPVANPHVASANPLVEPQSATTEMKKDD, from the exons ATG GTGTGCGTGGCGTGCCTGATCCCGCTCTTCCTCATCCCCTTCGTCAACGCGCTCCCCTACCTCTTCGACCTCCTCCTC AGCAAGGTTTATCGCATGCTTGGATGGGAATACAGGAGGCCCGAGAGAGTCCCAGCTGCCTGCCCGTTCAAGCCTGCAGCAAACAAGACTGAA GGTGTGGCGGGTGAATCAAAACCAGTAGCAAATCCTCATGTTGCAAGTGCAAATCCTCTGGTGGAACCCCAGAGTGCTACCACAGAAATGAAGAAAGATGATTAG